A section of the Ranitomeya imitator isolate aRanImi1 chromosome 7, aRanImi1.pri, whole genome shotgun sequence genome encodes:
- the MRAS gene encoding ras-related protein M-Ras isoform X1 has translation MATSAVLSDNLPTYKLVVVGDGGVGKSALTIQFFQKIFVPDYDPTIEDSYLKHTEIDGQWAILDVLDTAGQEEFSAMREQYMRTGDGFLIVFSVTDKASFEHVDRFHQLILRVKDRESFPMILVANKVDLMHLRKISSEQGKEMAVKHNIPYIETSAKDPPQNVDKAFHDLVRVIRQQLPEKNHKQKRNTKWRGDRGTGTHRPFCVIL, from the exons ATGGCCACCAGCGCTGTCCTGAGCGACAACCTGCCCACCTACAAGCTGGTGGTGGTGGGCGACGGGGGCGTGGGGAAGAGCGCGCTCACCATCCAGTTCTTCCAGAAGATATTTGTGCCGGACTATGACCCCACCATAGAGGACTCCTACCTGAAGCACACGGAGATCGACGGACAGTGGGCCATTCTGGACG TGCTGGACACGGCCGGCCAGGAGGAGTTCAGCGCCATGAGGGAGCAGTACATGAGGACCGGCGATGGTTTCCTCATCGTGTTCTCGGTCACGGACAAGGCGAGCTTCGAACACGTGGATCGTTTTCATCAACTCATCCTCAGGGTCAAAGACAG AGAATCTTTCCCAATGATTTTAGTTGCAAACAAAGTTGATCTGATGCACTTAAGGAAAATATCAAGTGAGCAAGGAAAAGAGATGGCAGTAAAACACAAC ATTCCTTATATTGAAACAAGTGCCAAGGATCCACCTCAGAACGTGGACAAAGCCTTCCACGACCTCGTCCGGGTGATCAG GCAGCAGCTTCCAGAGAAGAATCACAAGCAGAAGAGGAACACCAAGTGGCGAGGCGACCGCGGGACGGGCACGCACCGGCCGTTCTGCGTGATCTTGTGA
- the MRAS gene encoding ras-related protein M-Ras isoform X2, translating to MREQYMRTGDGFLIVFSVTDKASFEHVDRFHQLILRVKDRESFPMILVANKVDLMHLRKISSEQGKEMAVKHNIPYIETSAKDPPQNVDKAFHDLVRVIRQQLPEKNHKQKRNTKWRGDRGTGTHRPFCVIL from the exons ATGAGGGAGCAGTACATGAGGACCGGCGATGGTTTCCTCATCGTGTTCTCGGTCACGGACAAGGCGAGCTTCGAACACGTGGATCGTTTTCATCAACTCATCCTCAGGGTCAAAGACAG AGAATCTTTCCCAATGATTTTAGTTGCAAACAAAGTTGATCTGATGCACTTAAGGAAAATATCAAGTGAGCAAGGAAAAGAGATGGCAGTAAAACACAAC ATTCCTTATATTGAAACAAGTGCCAAGGATCCACCTCAGAACGTGGACAAAGCCTTCCACGACCTCGTCCGGGTGATCAG GCAGCAGCTTCCAGAGAAGAATCACAAGCAGAAGAGGAACACCAAGTGGCGAGGCGACCGCGGGACGGGCACGCACCGGCCGTTCTGCGTGATCTTGTGA